One window of the Dreissena polymorpha isolate Duluth1 chromosome 5, UMN_Dpol_1.0, whole genome shotgun sequence genome contains the following:
- the LOC127881163 gene encoding cadherin-99C-like isoform X3, with translation MWLCRNTLVLLLVVPQCTSALVNIDCSEDTTGLMVSVSEIDPPGIPIAVVNNTKGTVEWTTAINGTSVPYLHSFFRSQPEVETPSVMVLLERALDLELLTFELVDLLKSSLDSSGSLGLELSILCTDWSGRTWIHDVSVNVNPANEFYPQFNGAPYHVTISEDKSVGTELISLGGLVTDMDAGTTTFTFAASRYMITQFDGSRYVRVTSDGHVIWILPVDFEAFPTGRNYVFINVTVQDDGGLTSSTSINVTVMDVNDQGVEFIYPNCSRPCMEASYSTYVPEVFTGELVLEPVPLRVVDLDTLGDAVVYRLVNGSSGGSNRQQPLPGRKHNNRVS, from the exons ATGTGGTTATGCAGGAATACATTAGTGTTGTTGCTTGTTGTCCCACAGTGTACAAGCGCATTGGTCAACATTG ATTGTAGCGAGGACACCACGGGACTGATGGTCAGCGTCTCAGAGATAGATCCGCCAG GTATCCCAATAGCTGTCGTGAACAACACTAAGGGCACGGTCGAATGGACAACAGCAATCAACGGTACCAGCGTGCCGTACCTGCACAGCTTCTTTCGGTCACAACCGGAAGTGGAGACCCCGAGCGTCATGGTGCTGCTAGAACGAGCCCTGGACCTCGAACTGCTCACGTTCGAGCTGGTTGACCTGCTCAAG AGCTCCCTGGACTCGAGTGGCTCGCTGGGGCTAGAGCTGTCCATACTGTGCACGGACTGGTCAGGACGGACATGG attcaCGATGTAAGTGTAAATGTCAACCCAGCAAACGAGTTCTACCCCCAGTTCAACGGAGCTCCGTATCACGTGACAATTTCAGAG GACAAGTCCGTGGGTACGGAGCTGATCTCGTTGGGTGGCCTCGTTACAGATATGGACGCTGGCACCACCACGTTCACCTTCGCAGCCTCCCGTTACATGATCACACAG TTCGATGGTTCCCGATATGTGCGCGTGACGTCAGACGGCCACGTGATATGGATACTTCCGGTTGACTTCGAAGCCTTCCCCACTGGTCGTAACTACGTGTTTATAAACGTCACTGTCCAG GACGACGGCGGTCTGACGTCCTCGACGTCTATCAACGTGACGGTGATGGACGTTAACGACCAAGGCGTGGAGTTCATTTACCCGAACTGCTCGCGACCCTGCATGGAGGCGAGCTACAGCACATATGTGCCCGAGGTGTTCACT GGCGAGCTGGTCCTGGAGCCGGTTCCACTGCGAGTTGTTGACCTTGACACGTTAGGAGACGCTGTGGTTTACCGGCTGGTCAATG